A single Nostoc sp. PCC 7107 DNA region contains:
- a CDS encoding HEAT repeat domain-containing protein: MIIDWLAVWGVTQAVGFTFKPIFEELAKDVVKDWAKDLLKCIPKNILQQLKKEDIEIAAGKALKEFLELMQQELEDADIEELKLKQYTKILKNFISNQLIREILGSAFQADYQTLDYQVLSRTWYEMNLPMLPQKFEWERLTKRYIKKVKAIIRESDKLRALLDSQNLDEVNKNLQKIVGVTTDFDLHRYQEGLYERYGNLKLDSLDTTGYAYNELKLWRMFIAQNVREVHQVLPQVHELPKEHFKKLRDANQIEAEILLEELEGYRRVYFEQPIVSVLDIINNPVYKYIVILGDPGSGKSTLLQFLALNWAETPLNNIISQPIPLLIELRTYIRRRENNECSNFLEFFHKCSGIIHHLNQDQLHEHLKTGNALVMFDGLDEVFELGKREDVITDIHRFTNVYPNVRVIVTSRVIGYKPQRLRDAEFRHFMLQDLEAEQIQDFIIRWHELTFHDEEDKLRKRERLHRAIDTSKSIAELAGNPLLLTMMAILNRNQELPRDRATLYEQASRVLLHQWDVERALVEDSRLDPKTIDYKDKQAMLRQVAYHMQTSAKGLTGNLISVHDLEKILIRYLKNIEFEHPTKVARVMINQLRTRNFMLCFLGADYYAFVHRTFLEYFCAWEFVWQFKETQTLSIKELNNEVFAKHWRYETWHEVLRLITGMIEPRFVCEILEYLMAQNGEAEKFINLFLAAKCLAEVRNRLLVTTTANKLLNRLKDLTKYDLGYYYQPYRDEEETKLVQEIRTKAVTSVATTWKDDADTLVWLKQLANADEHEDVRRTSVQELARSFRDHVETLVWLKQRAIADNDWTVRQVALQELARNFKDDLEILPLLQQRATNDENEYVRQAAVQELARGFKDKSDILDWLKQRVTADNSGTVRQVAVQELARGFKDDLDTLVWLKQRTTDNDWTVRQVAVQELARGFKDDLDTLFILKQCAITDENEYVRQAAVQELARVFKDDADTLFILQQCATSDKYSGVRQTAVEELARGFKEEPEILPWLKQRTSADNDQYVRRAAMQELARGFKDDPDTLLILQQLAIADQYSDVRRAAVQELARGFKNSPDTLLILKQRATTDDNEYVRRTALQELAKNFTNDPDILPILKKHATSDKYADVRQMAVQELARRFKNDPETLIILKKRATVDKSSNVRQMAVQELARGFKDQFDLFEVFYTCAINDPFTREYSFQDNPRQVALEAITEQYPHYPQTLPLLSDRAANDPDEQVRELAKKKLAELG, from the coding sequence ATGATAATAGATTGGCTGGCTGTTTGGGGCGTAACTCAAGCTGTCGGGTTTACTTTTAAACCGATTTTTGAGGAATTAGCAAAAGACGTAGTAAAAGACTGGGCTAAAGATTTATTAAAATGTATACCAAAGAACATTTTGCAGCAACTTAAAAAGGAGGATATTGAAATTGCTGCTGGTAAAGCATTAAAAGAATTTTTAGAATTAATGCAGCAAGAATTAGAAGATGCAGACATAGAAGAGCTAAAACTTAAACAGTATACTAAAATTTTAAAGAACTTTATTAGCAATCAATTGATCAGAGAAATTCTGGGTTCTGCTTTTCAAGCAGACTATCAAACTTTAGATTATCAGGTACTTTCTCGTACTTGGTATGAAATGAATTTACCGATGTTACCTCAAAAATTTGAGTGGGAAAGACTCACCAAAAGATATATAAAAAAAGTAAAAGCAATTATTCGAGAATCTGATAAATTGCGCGCTCTATTAGATAGTCAAAATTTAGATGAAGTAAATAAAAATCTACAGAAAATAGTTGGAGTTACCACAGATTTTGATTTACATAGATATCAAGAAGGACTCTATGAGCGTTACGGAAATCTCAAGTTAGATAGTTTAGATACTACTGGGTATGCTTATAATGAATTGAAGTTATGGCGGATGTTTATTGCCCAGAATGTCCGGGAAGTTCACCAAGTTTTACCCCAAGTACATGAATTACCCAAAGAACATTTCAAAAAACTCAGAGATGCTAATCAAATAGAAGCAGAAATTTTACTAGAAGAGTTAGAAGGCTATCGCAGAGTTTATTTTGAACAACCAATAGTTTCAGTTTTAGATATTATTAATAATCCAGTTTATAAATATATCGTTATTTTAGGTGATCCAGGTTCAGGAAAATCAACATTATTGCAGTTTTTAGCCCTGAATTGGGCAGAAACACCATTAAATAACATAATTTCTCAACCTATTCCTTTATTAATAGAGTTACGCACTTATATTAGAAGAAGAGAAAATAATGAGTGTAGTAATTTCTTAGAGTTTTTTCATAAATGTAGTGGCATAATTCATCATCTCAATCAAGATCAACTACACGAACATTTAAAAACTGGCAATGCGTTAGTGATGTTTGATGGTTTAGATGAAGTTTTTGAACTCGGAAAGCGAGAAGATGTAATTACAGATATTCATCGCTTTACCAATGTCTATCCTAATGTACGAGTAATTGTCACTTCTCGCGTGATTGGCTATAAACCACAAAGATTGCGAGATGCTGAATTTCGTCATTTTATGTTGCAAGATTTAGAAGCAGAACAGATTCAAGATTTTATCATTCGCTGGCATGAGTTAACGTTTCATGATGAAGAAGATAAATTACGTAAACGTGAGCGTTTACACAGAGCCATTGATACTTCAAAATCTATCGCAGAATTGGCAGGAAATCCGCTTTTATTAACGATGATGGCAATTCTCAATCGTAACCAAGAATTACCACGAGATAGAGCCACACTTTATGAACAAGCATCACGGGTGCTGCTACATCAATGGGATGTAGAACGCGCTTTAGTAGAAGATTCCCGCCTCGACCCAAAAACTATTGACTATAAAGATAAACAAGCAATGTTGCGTCAAGTTGCATATCACATGCAAACTAGTGCTAAAGGTTTGACTGGTAATTTAATTAGTGTTCATGATTTAGAAAAAATTCTGATTCGGTATTTAAAAAATATTGAATTTGAACACCCGACTAAAGTGGCGAGAGTGATGATTAATCAATTGAGGACTCGCAATTTTATGTTATGTTTTTTAGGCGCAGATTATTATGCTTTTGTACACCGCACTTTTTTAGAATATTTTTGTGCTTGGGAGTTTGTTTGGCAATTTAAAGAAACACAAACACTTTCGATTAAAGAATTAAATAATGAAGTTTTTGCCAAGCATTGGCGCTATGAAACTTGGCATGAAGTTTTGCGCCTGATTACGGGGATGATTGAGCCGCGGTTTGTTTGTGAAATTCTGGAATATTTAATGGCACAGAATGGGGAAGCAGAAAAGTTTATCAATCTTTTTTTAGCTGCTAAGTGTTTGGCAGAAGTCCGTAATCGCTTGTTAGTAACAACAACAGCAAATAAATTACTGAATCGACTGAAGGATTTAACTAAATATGACCTTGGTTATTATTACCAACCTTATCGAGATGAAGAAGAAACTAAATTAGTTCAAGAAATTCGCACTAAAGCTGTAACATCTGTAGCTACTACTTGGAAAGATGATGCTGATACTTTAGTTTGGTTAAAACAACTGGCTAATGCTGATGAACATGAAGACGTGCGACGGACATCAGTGCAAGAATTGGCGAGAAGTTTTCGAGATCATGTTGAGACTTTGGTCTGGCTAAAACAACGGGCGATCGCCGATAATGATTGGACGGTACGTCAAGTAGCACTGCAAGAATTAGCGAGGAATTTCAAAGATGATTTAGAAATTCTCCCGCTGCTGCAACAACGCGCCACCAACGACGAGAATGAATATGTGCGCCAAGCCGCAGTCCAAGAATTAGCCAGAGGTTTTAAAGACAAATCTGATATTTTAGATTGGCTAAAACAGCGTGTGACTGCGGATAATTCTGGGACAGTGCGACAAGTAGCCGTGCAAGAATTAGCGCGAGGCTTTAAAGATGACTTAGACACTCTTGTTTGGTTAAAACAACGCACCACCGATAATGACTGGACAGTGCGCCAAGTTGCAGTGCAAGAATTAGCCAGGGGTTTCAAAGATGATCTTGATACTCTTTTTATCCTGAAACAATGCGCTATCACAGATGAGAACGAATATGTGCGCCAAGCTGCTGTGCAAGAATTAGCCAGGGTTTTTAAAGACGATGCTGATACTCTATTCATCCTGCAACAATGCGCCACATCTGATAAATATTCGGGTGTGCGACAAACCGCCGTTGAGGAATTGGCGAGGGGTTTCAAAGAAGAACCAGAAATTTTGCCTTGGCTAAAACAACGTACTAGTGCTGATAATGATCAGTATGTGCGCCGCGCTGCGATGCAAGAATTAGCTAGGGGATTTAAAGATGATCCTGATACTCTCTTGATTTTGCAACAACTTGCGATCGCTGATCAATATTCCGATGTGCGCCGCGCCGCCGTGCAAGAATTAGCTAGGGGATTCAAAAATTCCCCCGATACTTTGCTGATTTTAAAACAACGCGCCACAACAGACGATAATGAATATGTCCGCCGCACCGCATTGCAAGAACTCGCCAAGAATTTCACAAATGACCCTGATATTCTCCCTATCCTGAAAAAACACGCGACATCAGATAAATATGCAGATGTGCGACAAATGGCTGTGCAAGAATTAGCCAGAAGATTCAAAAATGACCCTGAGACTCTCATCATTCTCAAAAAACGCGCCACTGTAGATAAATCATCTAATGTGCGACAAATGGCTGTGCAAGAGTTAGCCAGAGGTTTCAAAGACCAATTTGATTTGTTTGAAGTGTTTTACACCTGTGCTATTAATGACCCCTTTACACGGGAATATAGCTTTCAAGATAACCCGCGCCAAGTTGCACTAGAAGCAATTACCGAACAATATCCCCACTATCCGCAAACATTACCATTGTTAAGCGATCGCGCCGCCAATGACCCAGATGAGCAAGTGCGGGAATTGGCTAAGAAAAAGTTAGCAGAATTAGGCTAA